One segment of Niabella beijingensis DNA contains the following:
- a CDS encoding carboxyl transferase domain-containing protein, whose product MYRIHSTADTRSAAFNDNKNAYRQLLEQYYQRMKSVLHDEAQPSVQKHKKRGKLLARERVDNLLDPNTPFLELSPLAAFGMYDDQFPSAGIITGIGTVHGRMVMIIANDATVKGGTYMELTIKKHVRAQEIALENQLPCIYMVDSGGAFLPEQDKVFPDRHDFGRFFYNQARMSAAGIPQIAIVMGSCTAGGAYVPAMSDETIIVRNQGTIFIGGPPLVKAATGEEVTAEELGGAVVHTSISGVADHIAENDPHALVICRNIIQTFKQPEAQPLERVAAEEPLYDPQELYGLIQTDLKKSVDAREIIARIVDGSRFHEFKAAYAPTLITGFAHIMGYPIGIIANNGVLFGESALKGAHFVELCTARKTPILFLQNITGFIVGKEYEHKGIARDGAKMVHAVANANVPKFTVVFGGSFGAGNYAMCGRAYDPRFLFMWPHSKISVMGGEQAAGVLTTVKEEQLKAAGKEFAESEKETLRRSILKKYETEGSAYYSTARLWDDGIIDPVNTRTVIALGIAVSLNKKWEETKNGVFRM is encoded by the coding sequence GTGTACCGGATCCATTCAACAGCAGATACCCGTTCTGCTGCGTTCAATGACAATAAAAATGCCTACCGGCAATTGCTGGAGCAGTACTATCAGCGGATGAAAAGCGTGCTGCATGATGAAGCCCAGCCCTCCGTTCAGAAACATAAAAAAAGAGGAAAACTGCTGGCACGGGAGCGGGTAGACAACCTGCTGGACCCGAATACGCCCTTTCTGGAGCTTTCGCCTCTTGCGGCTTTTGGTATGTACGACGATCAGTTTCCCTCCGCGGGGATCATCACCGGTATCGGCACCGTACATGGGCGTATGGTGATGATCATCGCCAACGACGCCACGGTGAAAGGAGGCACTTATATGGAGCTCACCATAAAGAAGCATGTGCGGGCGCAGGAAATTGCGCTGGAGAACCAGCTCCCCTGCATCTATATGGTCGACTCCGGCGGGGCTTTTCTTCCCGAACAGGATAAAGTGTTCCCGGATCGTCATGATTTCGGCCGCTTTTTTTATAACCAGGCCCGGATGTCGGCCGCAGGCATTCCGCAGATCGCTATTGTTATGGGATCCTGTACCGCAGGCGGGGCCTATGTTCCGGCCATGAGTGATGAAACGATCATCGTACGGAACCAGGGCACTATTTTTATCGGCGGTCCGCCCCTGGTAAAAGCCGCCACAGGTGAAGAGGTGACCGCAGAAGAGCTGGGCGGTGCCGTGGTACATACTTCCATTTCAGGAGTAGCGGATCATATTGCAGAGAATGATCCCCATGCACTGGTCATTTGCAGGAATATCATACAGACCTTTAAACAACCCGAAGCACAACCCCTGGAACGGGTTGCAGCGGAAGAGCCGTTATATGATCCACAGGAATTGTACGGTCTCATACAAACCGATCTGAAAAAATCTGTGGATGCCAGAGAGATCATTGCCCGGATCGTGGACGGTAGCCGCTTTCATGAATTTAAAGCGGCTTATGCACCTACCCTGATAACCGGCTTTGCACACATCATGGGATATCCCATAGGCATCATTGCCAACAACGGCGTACTGTTTGGAGAATCGGCTTTAAAAGGAGCACACTTTGTAGAACTGTGCACCGCCCGCAAAACGCCTATTTTATTTTTACAGAACATCACCGGTTTTATCGTAGGCAAGGAATACGAGCACAAAGGCATCGCCCGGGATGGCGCCAAGATGGTACATGCCGTTGCTAATGCCAATGTACCGAAATTCACGGTGGTCTTTGGAGGTTCCTTTGGTGCAGGCAATTATGCCATGTGCGGCCGCGCCTATGATCCGCGCTTTTTATTTATGTGGCCGCATTCCAAAATATCCGTGATGGGCGGCGAACAGGCAGCAGGCGTACTGACCACGGTAAAAGAAGAACAGTTAAAAGCCGCAGGAAAGGAATTTGCTGAATCAGAAAAAGAGACCCTGCGCCGGTCGATCTTAAAAAAATATGAAACCGAAGGATCCGCTTATTACAGCACGGCCCGGCTATGGGATGACGGCATTATTGATCCGGTGAATACGCGAACGGTCATTGCATTGGGCATCGCCGTTTCATTAAACAAAAAATGGGAGGAAACAAAGAATGGGGTATTCCGGATGTAG
- the tnpA gene encoding IS200/IS605 family transposase, with amino-acid sequence MANTYTQIHLQLVFAVKYRQALIERSRKDELYKYITAIIQNRTHKLLIVNGMPDHIHILIGMRPTQSLSDLMQHIKGDSSKWINERAFTKGKFEWQEGYGAFSYSRTQVPDVIAYIKNQEQHHSKIRFREEYFDLLKQFEIDYDERYIFKETV; translated from the coding sequence ATGGCAAACACGTACACACAAATACATCTTCAATTGGTATTTGCCGTAAAATACCGGCAGGCGCTCATTGAACGCTCCCGGAAGGATGAATTATATAAATACATTACCGCGATCATTCAAAATAGAACGCACAAATTGCTCATTGTAAATGGCATGCCCGATCACATTCATATATTGATCGGGATGCGGCCCACGCAATCATTATCCGATTTAATGCAGCATATAAAAGGAGATTCTTCTAAATGGATCAATGAAAGAGCGTTTACCAAAGGAAAATTTGAATGGCAGGAAGGCTATGGAGCCTTTTCATACAGCAGGACGCAGGTTCCCGATGTGATAGCCTATATTAAAAACCAGGAACAGCACCATTCAAAGATACGTTTCAGAGAAGAATATTTTGACCTTTTAAAACAATTTGAAATTGATTATGATGAACGATACATTTTTAAAGAAACGGTTTAG
- a CDS encoding enoyl-CoA hydratase/isomerase family protein, whose protein sequence is MTYTTLEIEQHHHIATVWLNRPEVRNALNDTMIGELIAAFETLGADDAVRVVTLRGRGKVFCAGADLKWMKATSTSGYEDSLEENRRLARCFHTVYNTPKPTIAVVQGAAMGGANGLLAACDFSYAADDTLFAFSEVRLGLVPATIAPYILKRIGEAKAKELILTGRQFHAKEAAQAGLINQVLQEMELESKVAELIQELLLGGPASIAASKRLLHYLAAKDLDTSIPYTVEAIARARSSAEGQEGMQAFFEKRKPNWI, encoded by the coding sequence ATGACATACACAACCCTCGAAATAGAACAGCATCACCACATCGCAACTGTCTGGCTCAACCGGCCTGAAGTAAGGAATGCGCTCAACGATACGATGATCGGGGAACTGATCGCTGCTTTCGAAACACTGGGTGCTGATGATGCAGTGCGTGTGGTTACCCTGCGGGGACGTGGCAAGGTTTTCTGCGCCGGTGCTGATCTTAAATGGATGAAAGCCACATCAACATCCGGCTATGAAGACAGTCTGGAAGAGAACCGGCGACTGGCGCGCTGTTTCCATACCGTCTACAATACGCCGAAACCCACGATCGCGGTCGTGCAGGGTGCGGCGATGGGCGGTGCCAACGGTTTGCTGGCGGCCTGCGATTTTTCCTACGCCGCAGATGATACATTGTTTGCATTTTCCGAAGTGCGGCTGGGATTGGTGCCCGCCACCATCGCTCCTTATATCTTAAAAAGAATCGGGGAAGCAAAAGCAAAAGAGCTGATCCTGACCGGGCGCCAATTTCACGCAAAAGAAGCAGCACAGGCCGGGCTCATCAACCAGGTATTGCAGGAAATGGAACTGGAAAGCAAGGTGGCTGAGCTGATACAGGAGCTGCTGCTGGGAGGGCCAGCATCCATAGCAGCAAGTAAACGGCTACTGCATTACCTGGCGGCAAAAGACCTGGATACATCCATCCCATATACCGTGGAAGCCATCGCCAGGGCCCGCAGCTCCGCCGAAGGCCAGGAAGGCATGCAGGCATTTTTTGAAAAACGAAAACCCAACTGGATCTGA
- a CDS encoding biotin carboxylase N-terminal domain-containing protein, which translates to MNKILIANRGEIALRIIRTAKKMRIGTVLIYAPQDAGAAYLEEADETVLLDGQSLGDTYLNSDRIIAAAKAIDADAIHPGYGFLSENAAFARACRDEGIIFIGPTPEAMEAMGNKIAARKTAQAAGVLVTPGITGTVPELMTRYNSVGFPLLIKAAAGGGGKGMRVVQQEADLKEALEATAREARNYFGDDTVYIEKYIEAPRHVEVQVLGDQNGHIIHLYERECSLQRRHQKIIEEAPSPTLTPEVREKICTAAVQLAAAIGYQSAGTLEFLVGPDLSFYFLEMNTRIQVEHPVTELITGVDIVEQQINIARGEPLALQQKEIRQKGHAIECRIYAEDPEQQFLPSPGTMSFYKEPYGENIRIDGMQLQEGAIITGDFDPMIAKLITWGTNREAARTKMIEALEQYFIYGIKNNIAFLLGLLHHPDFTANRISTKYIDIHLADLLQQLENRKRAADIRIPLAAALVFSLHPRNKTPDSIWNRIGYWRPVPEIILNAEGRDVTVTIRRQALPAVDFEYDATIMEATLTPAGAQQFTITLNGQSHPVHIFETAPGVVIVRYNGFDYIIKRNDVLHIAADSTPPPSAVTSTAGNICSPMPGKVIKISVETGTTVQTGDLLLIVEAMKMENNILSPKNGTVTAIEVAEGDKVDTVTTLIHIEEATNKK; encoded by the coding sequence ATGAACAAAATCCTCATAGCAAACCGCGGTGAAATTGCGCTGCGGATCATCAGAACGGCAAAAAAAATGCGGATCGGCACGGTGCTGATCTATGCCCCCCAGGATGCCGGTGCGGCCTACCTGGAAGAGGCAGACGAAACGGTATTGCTGGATGGACAATCGCTAGGCGACACCTACCTCAACAGCGATCGCATCATCGCCGCAGCAAAAGCCATTGATGCGGATGCCATCCATCCGGGCTATGGCTTCCTTTCCGAAAATGCGGCATTTGCAAGAGCGTGCAGGGATGAGGGTATTATTTTTATCGGTCCCACACCCGAAGCCATGGAGGCTATGGGCAATAAGATCGCTGCACGTAAAACCGCCCAGGCTGCCGGAGTTCTGGTTACGCCCGGCATTACCGGTACGGTGCCTGAACTGATGACCCGTTACAACTCGGTTGGTTTTCCGCTTCTGATCAAAGCCGCCGCAGGTGGGGGCGGTAAGGGTATGCGTGTGGTACAGCAGGAAGCGGACTTAAAAGAAGCCCTGGAAGCAACCGCACGGGAAGCCAGGAATTATTTTGGTGACGACACGGTTTATATAGAAAAATATATTGAGGCACCAAGACATGTGGAAGTACAGGTACTGGGCGATCAGAACGGGCACATCATCCATCTTTATGAGCGGGAATGCTCATTGCAGCGAAGACATCAGAAGATCATCGAAGAAGCGCCATCACCTACCCTGACACCGGAAGTACGGGAAAAGATCTGCACTGCAGCGGTACAACTGGCTGCGGCTATCGGCTATCAAAGTGCGGGTACACTTGAATTTTTAGTAGGACCTGATCTCAGCTTTTATTTCCTTGAAATGAATACCCGCATACAGGTAGAGCACCCGGTTACAGAACTGATCACAGGTGTGGACATTGTCGAGCAGCAGATCAACATCGCCCGGGGCGAGCCGCTGGCGCTCCAGCAAAAAGAGATCCGCCAGAAAGGACATGCCATCGAGTGCCGTATCTATGCAGAGGACCCGGAGCAACAGTTTCTGCCATCACCGGGCACCATGAGCTTTTACAAAGAACCGTATGGTGAAAACATCCGCATCGATGGCATGCAGCTGCAAGAGGGCGCGATCATCACCGGAGATTTTGACCCGATGATCGCGAAACTGATCACCTGGGGTACGAACCGTGAAGCAGCCCGTACAAAGATGATCGAGGCATTGGAACAGTACTTTATTTATGGCATCAAAAACAATATTGCCTTCTTACTCGGACTGCTGCATCATCCGGACTTTACGGCCAACAGGATCTCCACAAAATACATCGATATACACCTGGCCGATCTGTTGCAGCAGCTTGAGAACCGTAAAAGGGCGGCAGACATACGGATACCGCTGGCAGCGGCACTGGTGTTCAGTCTGCACCCCAGGAACAAAACACCAGATTCCATTTGGAACCGTATTGGCTACTGGCGACCGGTTCCTGAGATCATCCTGAACGCAGAAGGCCGTGATGTGACGGTGACGATCCGCCGGCAGGCGCTCCCGGCTGTCGATTTTGAATACGACGCCACAATAATGGAAGCAACCCTGACACCTGCGGGAGCACAGCAGTTTACTATTACGCTGAACGGACAGTCACATCCGGTACATATTTTTGAAACAGCACCGGGTGTGGTTATTGTACGTTACAACGGGTTTGATTATATCATAAAGCGCAATGATGTGCTGCATATTGCTGCGGACAGCACCCCGCCTCCCTCCGCCGTAACCTCAACAGCCGGAAACATTTGTTCTCCTATGCCGGGTAAAGTGATCAAAATTTCGGTGGAAACAGGTACCACGGTGCAGACCGGTGACCTGTTGCTGATCGTGGAGGCCATGAAAATGGAAAACAATATCCTGAGCCCGAAGAACGGAACCGTAACCGCCATAGAGGTGGCAGAAGGAGATAAAGTAGATACCGTAACCACACTGATTCATATAGAAGAAGCAACCAATAAAAAATAA